Genomic DNA from Caldalkalibacillus thermarum:
TCCGCCGCGACTGGTAATAATACAGAGCGCCTTTTGGAACGGGTACTCCAAACATCTCCTCCAAACAAAGTGCTTGAGCACATAGTTGCACCCTATCTGCTTGTTTGGATTTTCTTTTCCCTACTTTGTATTCAACCGGATATGGTGTGCCATCCGAAAGAAATTCGACACAGTCAGCCCGGCCGATGATCCCTAACCGTTCGGACCAAATCGGTAATGCACGCTCAACCCGCCTGTCGGACAGTTGTTCATTGTCTGGCGTATCTACCCGCTCATGTACGCGGTTTCCTCGCAATGTAAAAATGTTTTCTTCAAACGTTTGTTCCAAGTGGATCAAAGCACACTGCCGTGGGCAATATACATAATGCTGCAAAGCAGAAAGCATGATCCACCCAT
This window encodes:
- the cas4 gene encoding CRISPR-associated protein Cas4, with product MDWADDGWIMLSALQHYVYCPRQCALIHLEQTFEENIFTLRGNRVHERVDTPDNEQLSDRRVERALPIWSERLGIIGRADCVEFLSDGTPYPVEYKVGKRKSKQADRVQLCAQALCLEEMFGVPVPKGALYYYQSRRRLEVEMTKSLRNLVEQTVSHVREMLEKQHLPSPVADARCRDCSLQEACLPQVSALSNISAWLSEDEQ